In a genomic window of Brassica rapa cultivar Chiifu-401-42 chromosome A10, CAAS_Brap_v3.01, whole genome shotgun sequence:
- the LOC108870108 gene encoding NAC domain-containing protein 5: MVDPVGYRFRPTDEEIVGHYVRPKNLESNTSHVDEVMNTVDIYSFDPWELPCKSRIKSRDEVVWYFFGCKKQMHNNKQRRSTASGFWSKTGDTTPIIRKKGDHEKIGEKRVFVFKYSSKIPGGSKSKSKSKSKSKSDWVMHEYVATFSSPDSQTMMMTYTVCKVMFKGDPTDLPSSSAAASVGSGEIEQNHSPITHMNSNSSGGLSTETEVQNPNQTTTVSLIPVNNSSEGLSTEAEVEYRDRGGRSHQITSSISLVPHVNNNNSGGLSTETEVVGHFTTISFLSSSISHESSFELQDPRLFSGFLYLEEDARIEDATLRAFNSLPNNDDAEEQEELVNLWSMQEDRNDHRPKMPLTGFISDDDDSDSESLYATTTCSIKSSTTCVSFASSNPPIDQIIYLPESPRSTIESVSLTQEVSKALGANSAISEKKMSPCDDDAQVSEIGGDQMGQEMVIKNKRAGFIYRMIQKFAKKIKLCSCVSRI; this comes from the exons ATGGTGGATCCGGTGGGTTACAGATTCCGTCCGACGGACGAGGAGATCGTCGGACACTACGTGAGGCCAAAGAACCTCGAGAGTAACACGAGTCATGTAGACGAAGTCATGAACACAGTCGATATATATAGCTTCGACCCATGGGAGCTACCTT GCAAGTCGAGGATAAAATCGAGAGATGAGGTTGTTTGGTACTTCTTCGGTTGTAAGAAACAAATGCATAACAACAAACAGAGGAGGAGCACCGCGTCTGGTTTTTGGAGTAAAACCGGCGATACAACGCCAATAATCCGAAAGAAAGGAGATCACGAGAAGATTGGTGAGAAAAGGGTTTTTGTGTTTAAGTACAGTAGTAAGATTCCCGGTGGGTCGAAATCGAAATCGAAATCGAAATCGAAATCGAAATCGGATTGGGTTATGCACGAATACGTCGCTACGTTCTCGTCTCCTGACTCTCag ACGATGATGATGACATATACAGTGTGTAAAGTAATGTTTAAGGGTGACCCCACAGACTtaccttcttcttctgctgctGCTTCCGTTGGTAGCGGTGAAATTGAGCAGAATCACTCTCCCATCACTCATATGAACAGCAACAGTTCGGGAGGACTGAGTACTGAGACAGAGGTACAGAACCCAAACCAGACAACAACTGTCTCCTTAATCCCTGTGAACAACAGTTCTGAAGGACTGAGTACAGAGGCAGAGGTTGAGTACAGAGACAGAGGTGGTAGGTCACACCAGATTACAAGTTCCATCTCTTTAGTCCCTCATGTGAACAACAACAATTCTGGAGGACTGAGTACCGAGACAGAAGTGGTAGGTCACTTCACAACCATCTCCTTTTTGTCTTCTTCCATTTCTCATGAGTCTTCGTTTGAATTACAGGATCCACGTCTGTTTAGTGGCTTTCTTTATTTGGAGGAAGATGCTCGTATCGAAGATGCAACGCTCAGGGCTTTCAACAGTTTGCCTAATAATGATGATGCTGAGGAGCAGGAGGAGCTTGTGAATCTTTGGTCTATGCAAGAGGATCGCAACGATCACAGACCTAAAATGCCACTGACCGGTTTCATTAGCGATGATGATGATAGTGATTCTGAGTCCCTATATGCAACAACGACA TGTTCCATTAAAAGTTCGACCACTTGTGTTAGTTTTGCTAGCTCAAATCCTCCCATAGACCAAATCATTTACCTGCCAGAGTCCCCACGCTCAACAATCGAGTCAGTGTCGTTAACTCAAGAG GTGAGCAAAGCTCTGGGAGCCAATAGTGCTATATCTGAGAAGAAGATGAGTCCTTGTGATGATGATGCACAAGTAAGTGAGATCGGAGGTGATCAAATGGGTCAAGAGATGGTGATCAAGAACAAAAGAGCTGGTTTCATTTACAGGATGATACAAAAATTCGCCAAGAAAATCAAGCTATGTTCTTGTGTCTCAAGAATATGA